The Anabaena sp. WA102 genome contains a region encoding:
- a CDS encoding zinc-dependent alcohol dehydrogenase produces MLAALLYGQEDLRLERVPDPTPAAGEVVIQVEAATTCGTDLKVWRRGGHAKMLTPPTLFGHEGAGRIVAVGAGVTNWRVGDRVVANNSAPCMKCFFCQRQEYSLCPHLTWNNGTFAEYLKIPAPIVRHNLLPVPDHLPLVLAAMTEPLACVLHGISRCGAKPDDKVVVLGDGAIGLMFVAVLAKYTEVILWGGNNQRLEIGEKLGAAKTFNYHQVTDIANTVKELTAGWGADVVIEATGVPSVWETAIACGRPGATINLFGGCPRDTTITVNTEQLHYSELTLKGVFHNTPEYVKAALLLIASGTIPFDLLISEHRPLQDLEQVFIDMKARKVIKVAMV; encoded by the coding sequence TTGTTAGCAGCACTACTCTACGGACAAGAGGATTTACGCCTAGAACGAGTTCCTGACCCGACTCCCGCAGCCGGCGAGGTGGTGATTCAGGTGGAAGCAGCCACTACTTGTGGTACGGATTTGAAGGTGTGGCGACGGGGTGGCCATGCTAAAATGTTGACACCACCCACACTGTTTGGCCATGAAGGTGCAGGACGGATTGTGGCTGTCGGTGCTGGGGTGACGAATTGGCGGGTAGGCGATCGCGTGGTGGCAAATAATTCTGCACCCTGCATGAAATGTTTCTTTTGTCAACGCCAAGAATATTCTTTATGTCCCCATTTAACTTGGAATAATGGGACATTTGCAGAATATCTGAAAATTCCTGCTCCCATAGTTAGGCATAATTTATTACCAGTTCCTGATCATTTGCCCCTAGTATTAGCGGCGATGACTGAACCTTTAGCTTGTGTATTGCATGGTATCAGCCGTTGTGGTGCTAAACCCGATGACAAAGTAGTGGTTTTGGGTGATGGGGCGATTGGCTTGATGTTTGTGGCAGTATTAGCGAAATATACTGAGGTGATATTGTGGGGAGGGAATAATCAACGGTTAGAAATTGGTGAAAAGCTGGGTGCAGCCAAGACTTTTAATTATCATCAAGTTACGGATATTGCCAATACAGTTAAGGAATTAACCGCTGGTTGGGGTGCAGATGTCGTGATAGAGGCTACTGGTGTACCGAGTGTCTGGGAAACTGCGATCGCTTGCGGTCGTCCTGGTGCAACTATCAATTTATTTGGTGGTTGTCCAAGAGATACCACAATTACTGTGAATACCGAACAATTGCACTATAGTGAACTTACTCTCAAAGGCGTATTTCACAATACACCAGAATATGTAAAGGCTGCCTTATTACTCATCGCCAGTGGTACAATTCCTTTTGACTTGCTCATTAGTGAACACCGACCTTTACAGGATCTAGAACAGGTATTTATAGATATGAAGGCGCGGAAAGTCATTAAAGTAGCAATGGTTTGA
- a CDS encoding NYN domain-containing protein, translated as MSRSIVPAVLLVDGYNIIGTWPCLIKTRDHAGLEAARGELVEAMTNYSAFQGYETQVVFDAQYQNTPSNRETITNFLTVHYTDFGQTADTYIEKTCASLRHQISQCLISRMIVATSDRAQQLTVQGYGAEWLSAHQLCGEVETTVCRMRHRYQSQKQPKSRFLVNGIDPKARQRLTELRMGL; from the coding sequence ATGTCTCGTTCCATAGTCCCGGCCGTTCTCTTAGTAGACGGTTACAATATTATAGGCACTTGGCCTTGCTTGATAAAAACCCGTGATCATGCCGGACTTGAGGCTGCACGGGGTGAATTAGTGGAAGCAATGACTAATTATAGTGCTTTCCAAGGTTATGAAACTCAGGTAGTGTTTGATGCTCAATATCAAAACACTCCTAGTAACAGAGAAACTATTACAAATTTTCTAACAGTACATTATACGGATTTTGGTCAGACTGCAGACACATATATAGAAAAAACCTGTGCGTCTCTGCGTCACCAAATATCCCAATGTTTAATTTCCCGCATGATTGTCGCTACATCAGATCGAGCGCAGCAGTTAACAGTCCAGGGATATGGTGCTGAATGGTTATCGGCGCATCAACTATGTGGCGAAGTAGAAACTACTGTCTGTCGGATGCGCCATAGGTATCAGTCGCAAAAACAACCTAAAAGTAGATTCTTGGTGAATGGAATTGATCCTAAAGCCAGACAACGGCTGACGGAATTGCGAATGGGATTATAA
- a CDS encoding alpha-mannosidase, whose protein sequence is MTLPVSSLNTKSISTAIENLRSCCQVDIQSSWQNQETDEVVTDFIPFSLTDWQPVELNEKAHVSWTGGKRVLWLGQKFSVPEHLHNFPLTSLSLRLALVWWADLAEVYVNGKLVLTGDLFDSSPRVLLSPSVTPGEEFTIALRLVSPGHCDGALMRSLAIFESTDYDNPDAGFIADELAVTEILLQNFAPEKLLSLAGEVEKVTNRQDAENQDWKTYLLNLRQTYLSLAEFINAQKYKINLLGHAHLDLAWLWPVEETWKAAQNTFESALKLQQDFPELIFCHTTPALYAWVEENRPDLFREIQNQVKAGKWEVLGGFWVEPDLNLIAGESIVRQLLYGQRYFLQKFGKISSVVWVPDTFGFCATLPQFFANAGIESFVTQKLRWNDTTKFDYDLFWWRSPDGSQTLSFMSAPIGETIEPVKMTKSACDWKTQTGLHNSLWLPGVGDHGGGPTRDMLETAQRWEHSPIFPKLEFTTSEKYLNDIKSSTQNLPVWEDELYLEFHRGCYTTHADQKRWNRKSEHLLYSAELFATLANILCGAEFPQTEIETAWKKVLFNQFHDILPGSSITQVYADALWEWEAVEKLGTKILEDSLKAIASTINIPQPPNPESIPVIIFNSLNWERSQVVTIDLSKIITTDYPTWKISDIQGTEILSQNSENSTLLFFATIPSIGYSIFWLSPSSPQPKTFPENWILENEYLQIQINPETGDIANIFDRTQQREILTGAGNQLQAFRDSGQYWDAWNIDPDYNTKPLPPTQLKLIQWQEYGEIQQRLRVVRQLGKSEFCQDYILEIGSPILKITNTVNWQENHVLVKTAFPLNLQAEFATYEIPCGAIHRPTNPQTPAEKAKWEVPALHWADLTTDTNIGKYGVSLLNDCKYGYDAKPNQLRLTLLRSSHWPDSQADRGIHEFTYSLYPHLDSWEEAETVKRGYELNIPFQVLVNPINYQSRLNPCQSQSFLSLSADNLILMALKPSENDPKKFILRFYECHGQTAELSLQSEILNLEKPTDLLENNIKLSAINQVNKNINPWKIVTFQATSSKIQE, encoded by the coding sequence ATGACTCTTCCTGTATCCTCATTAAATACTAAATCTATATCAACAGCAATTGAAAATTTGCGTTCTTGTTGTCAGGTTGATATCCAGTCAAGCTGGCAAAATCAGGAAACTGACGAGGTAGTTACTGATTTTATCCCATTTAGTTTAACTGATTGGCAACCTGTGGAACTAAATGAAAAAGCTCATGTTTCTTGGACGGGGGGAAAACGGGTATTATGGTTAGGACAAAAATTTTCTGTTCCTGAACATTTACACAATTTTCCGTTAACAAGTTTGTCTTTGCGTTTGGCGTTGGTATGGTGGGCAGATTTAGCAGAAGTGTATGTTAATGGTAAGTTAGTATTGACGGGGGATTTGTTTGATTCTTCCCCGCGAGTGTTGCTGAGTCCAAGTGTAACCCCTGGAGAAGAGTTTACCATAGCTTTGCGGTTGGTGAGTCCGGGACATTGTGATGGGGCGTTGATGCGATCGCTTGCAATTTTTGAGTCCACAGATTATGATAATCCTGATGCTGGTTTTATTGCTGATGAATTAGCAGTTACGGAAATTCTTTTACAAAACTTCGCACCAGAAAAGTTACTAAGTTTAGCTGGGGAAGTTGAGAAAGTTACAAATCGCCAAGACGCAGAAAATCAAGATTGGAAAACATATCTGCTGAATTTGCGACAAACTTATTTGAGTTTAGCTGAGTTTATCAACGCTCAAAAATATAAAATTAATTTATTAGGTCATGCACATTTAGATTTAGCATGGTTATGGCCTGTGGAGGAAACTTGGAAAGCAGCACAAAATACTTTTGAGTCAGCTTTAAAACTGCAACAGGATTTTCCCGAATTGATTTTCTGTCATACCACACCGGCGTTGTATGCTTGGGTAGAGGAAAATCGTCCCGACTTGTTTCGAGAAATTCAAAATCAAGTTAAAGCAGGAAAATGGGAAGTTTTAGGTGGTTTTTGGGTAGAACCGGATTTAAATTTAATTGCTGGTGAGTCTATAGTGCGTCAGTTATTATATGGACAAAGGTATTTTCTCCAGAAGTTCGGAAAAATATCTTCTGTGGTTTGGGTTCCCGACACCTTTGGTTTTTGTGCGACCTTACCCCAATTTTTTGCAAATGCAGGAATTGAGTCCTTTGTAACTCAGAAACTCCGCTGGAATGATACAACTAAATTTGATTATGACTTATTTTGGTGGCGATCGCCTGATGGCAGTCAAACATTAAGTTTCATGTCCGCACCTATCGGCGAAACCATCGAACCTGTAAAAATGACCAAGTCCGCTTGTGACTGGAAAACTCAAACAGGTTTACACAATTCGCTTTGGCTTCCCGGAGTCGGTGATCATGGTGGTGGTCCAACCCGTGATATGCTAGAAACCGCGCAACGGTGGGAACATTCCCCAATTTTCCCCAAGTTAGAATTTACAACTTCCGAAAAATACCTCAACGACATAAAATCATCAACTCAAAACTTACCAGTTTGGGAAGACGAACTTTATTTAGAATTCCACCGAGGATGTTATACTACCCACGCAGACCAAAAACGCTGGAATCGCAAATCTGAACATTTATTATATAGTGCTGAATTATTCGCAACTTTAGCAAATATCCTTTGTGGTGCAGAATTTCCGCAAACAGAAATAGAAACCGCATGGAAAAAAGTTTTATTTAACCAGTTTCACGACATTCTCCCCGGTTCTTCCATTACCCAAGTTTACGCAGACGCTTTATGGGAATGGGAAGCAGTAGAAAAATTAGGAACGAAAATACTAGAAGACTCATTAAAAGCGATCGCTTCCACAATCAACATACCACAACCTCCCAACCCTGAGAGCATCCCCGTCATAATTTTTAACTCACTCAACTGGGAACGTTCCCAAGTTGTCACCATTGACTTATCAAAAATCATCACCACAGATTACCCAACCTGGAAAATTTCTGATATTCAAGGAACAGAAATCCTCTCCCAAAACAGCGAAAACTCAACCTTATTATTTTTCGCAACCATACCATCTATAGGTTACAGCATTTTCTGGCTTTCTCCATCTTCCCCCCAACCCAAAACATTCCCCGAAAACTGGATATTAGAAAACGAATATTTGCAAATTCAAATCAACCCCGAAACCGGAGATATAGCCAACATCTTCGACAGAACCCAACAACGAGAAATTTTAACCGGTGCAGGAAATCAACTTCAAGCCTTTAGGGACAGCGGACAATATTGGGATGCTTGGAACATAGACCCAGATTATAACACAAAACCTCTACCGCCAACTCAATTAAAATTAATTCAATGGCAAGAATATGGAGAAATTCAACAACGGTTGCGAGTAGTCCGTCAACTCGGAAAATCAGAATTTTGTCAAGATTACATCTTGGAAATCGGTTCACCAATTTTGAAAATAACTAATACTGTAAATTGGCAAGAAAATCACGTATTAGTTAAAACAGCCTTTCCTCTCAACCTCCAAGCCGAATTTGCCACTTATGAAATTCCCTGCGGTGCTATTCATCGTCCCACAAATCCCCAAACCCCCGCAGAGAAGGCAAAATGGGAAGTCCCCGCATTACATTGGGCAGATTTAACCACAGATACAAATATCGGAAAATACGGAGTCAGTCTTCTTAATGATTGTAAATATGGTTACGATGCCAAACCTAACCAACTACGCCTCACCTTGCTAAGAAGTTCCCATTGGCCAGACTCCCAAGCAGATAGAGGGATACACGAATTTACCTACAGTTTATATCCTCATTTAGACAGTTGGGAAGAAGCAGAAACTGTTAAACGTGGTTATGAGTTGAATATTCCTTTTCAAGTATTAGTAAACCCAATTAACTATCAATCTAGATTAAACCCTTGTCAAAGCCAAAGTTTTTTATCTTTATCAGCAGATAACTTGATTTTAATGGCACTTAAACCCAGTGAAAACGATCCAAAAAAGTTTATTCTTCGCTTTTATGAATGTCATGGACAAACAGCAGAATTATCTTTGCAAAGCGAGATTTTAAACTTAGAAAAACCCACTGATTTATTAGAAAATAATATCAAACTTTCCGCAATAAATCAAGTAAATAAAAATATTAACCCTTGGAAAATTGTGACATTTCAAGCCACATCCAGCAAAATTCAGGAGTAG
- the ispG gene encoding (E)-4-hydroxy-3-methylbut-2-enyl-diphosphate synthase yields MQTLPTLEITNTESSQPAFDTTIKRRKTRPVKVGDVTIGGGYPVVVQSMINEDTLDIDGSVAGIRRLHEIGCEIVRVTVPSLGHAKALAEIKQQLIKTYRDVPIVADVHHNGMKIALEVAKHIEKVRINPGLYVFEKPNTSRTEYTKAEFDEIGEKIRETLAPLVVSLRDQGKAMRIGVNHGSLAERMLFTYGDTPEGMVESAIEFIRICESLDFHNVVISMKASRVPVMVAAYRLMAKRMDDLGMDYPLHLGVTEAGDGEYGRIKSTAGIATLLADGIGDTIRVSLTEAPEKEIPVCYSILQALGLRKTMVEYVACPSCGRTLFNLEEVLHVVREATKHLTGLDIAVMGCIVNGPGEMADADYGYVGKTPGYISLYRGREEIKKVPESQGVEELINLIKTDGRWVEP; encoded by the coding sequence ATGCAAACTCTGCCGACTTTGGAAATTACCAACACTGAATCTAGTCAACCAGCCTTTGATACCACCATCAAACGCCGCAAAACCCGCCCTGTAAAAGTGGGGGATGTCACCATTGGGGGTGGATACCCGGTGGTGGTACAGTCTATGATTAATGAAGATACTCTGGATATTGATGGTTCTGTCGCGGGTATTCGTCGTCTTCATGAAATAGGCTGCGAAATTGTTCGTGTCACTGTTCCTAGTCTCGGACACGCTAAGGCACTGGCGGAAATTAAACAACAATTAATCAAAACTTACCGGGATGTGCCAATTGTTGCCGATGTCCATCACAATGGCATGAAAATCGCCTTGGAAGTCGCCAAACATATTGAAAAAGTGCGAATTAATCCAGGTTTATATGTATTTGAAAAACCTAATACCAGTCGCACTGAATACACAAAAGCTGAATTTGACGAAATTGGCGAAAAAATCCGCGAAACCTTAGCTCCGCTGGTAGTTTCCTTGCGCGATCAAGGTAAAGCTATGCGAATCGGTGTAAATCATGGTTCTTTGGCGGAAAGAATGCTATTTACCTATGGTGATACTCCCGAAGGTATGGTGGAATCTGCCATAGAATTTATTCGCATTTGTGAATCTTTGGATTTTCATAATGTGGTGATTTCCATGAAAGCTTCACGAGTGCCTGTCATGGTGGCTGCATATCGTCTTATGGCTAAACGCATGGATGACTTGGGTATGGATTATCCTTTGCACCTGGGGGTGACGGAGGCAGGTGATGGTGAATATGGCAGAATTAAATCTACAGCCGGTATTGCCACATTATTAGCTGATGGCATTGGTGATACAATCCGCGTGTCTTTAACAGAAGCACCAGAAAAGGAAATTCCTGTTTGTTACAGCATTCTGCAAGCTTTAGGTTTGCGGAAAACAATGGTTGAGTATGTCGCTTGTCCTTCATGTGGACGGACTTTATTTAATTTGGAGGAAGTGCTGCACGTAGTTAGAGAGGCTACGAAACATTTAACAGGTTTAGATATTGCTGTAATGGGTTGTATTGTGAATGGACCCGGAGAAATGGCTGATGCTGACTATGGTTATGTTGGCAAAACTCCCGGTTATATTTCTTTATATCGTGGTCGGGAAGAAATTAAAAAAGTCCCAGAATCACAAGGTGTAGAGGAATTAATTAATCTCATTAAAACTGATGGACGTTGGGTAGAACCGTAA
- a CDS encoding aromatic ring-hydroxylating dioxygenase subunit alpha, translating into MNTNIDNFNSVRKPKIFNQSASFVEGWYWVLPSQSLLVGDVKAVTILGKDLVVYRGKDRRAVILDAYCPHMGTSLAEGKIEGNELRCVLHRWKFDAEGICVDIPNLDEPVSLKAKTWPVAEQYGMIWVWTGEIPQQSLPFVLDWENQDFDFSLGSQFSINCHPHILLIQTIDTQQINLVHKLPLKMVLEKQELNQNAIIFSTITNINGKSFWLNLYRRLFKNSLNYSVCYWYGTTSIVSFTNESTQLHIIFTTRILPGGKTEGQTLLMSKKRKGMLGKLINKLMLWVGKTISDRLLKTNDRILQTMQFDLKTPLKADLSIIQFINHLERQKPLTWESWLLVRSREREEEVREEREKREKWRDELVND; encoded by the coding sequence ATGAACACCAATATAGATAATTTCAACTCAGTTCGTAAACCTAAAATCTTCAACCAATCAGCCAGTTTTGTTGAAGGTTGGTATTGGGTGTTACCTTCTCAATCTTTACTGGTAGGTGATGTCAAAGCTGTGACAATTCTTGGGAAGGATTTAGTCGTATATCGTGGTAAAGATAGACGTGCAGTTATCCTAGATGCTTATTGTCCGCACATGGGTACAAGTTTAGCTGAAGGTAAAATTGAGGGTAATGAATTACGCTGTGTTTTACATCGGTGGAAATTTGATGCAGAAGGTATTTGTGTGGATATTCCTAATTTAGATGAACCTGTATCTCTGAAAGCCAAAACTTGGCCAGTAGCCGAACAATATGGGATGATTTGGGTTTGGACTGGGGAAATTCCACAACAATCTTTACCTTTTGTTTTAGATTGGGAAAACCAAGACTTTGATTTTTCTCTCGGTTCGCAATTTAGTATTAATTGTCATCCTCATATCTTACTTATTCAAACTATTGATACTCAACAAATTAATCTGGTTCATAAATTACCATTAAAAATGGTTTTGGAGAAACAAGAACTCAATCAAAATGCGATTATTTTTAGCACTATTACAAATATTAATGGCAAGTCATTCTGGCTAAATCTTTATCGGCGGTTGTTTAAAAATTCTCTTAATTATAGTGTTTGTTATTGGTATGGAACGACAAGTATAGTTTCCTTTACTAATGAGTCTACCCAGCTACATATAATATTTACAACTCGGATATTACCAGGAGGGAAAACTGAAGGTCAGACCCTACTAATGTCTAAAAAACGGAAAGGGATGTTAGGAAAATTAATTAATAAATTGATGTTATGGGTAGGGAAAACAATTAGCGATCGCCTACTAAAAACCAATGATAGAATTTTACAAACCATGCAATTTGATCTCAAAACTCCCCTGAAAGCAGATTTATCAATCATCCAATTTATTAACCATTTAGAACGACAAAAACCCCTAACCTGGGAAAGTTGGTTATTAGTGCGATCGCGGGAACGAGAGGAAGAAGTGCGTGAAGAGAGAGAAAAACGCGAAAAATGGCGCGATGAATTAGTTAATGACTAA
- the xth gene encoding exodeoxyribonuclease III — protein sequence MKIATWNVNSVRTRLEQVINWLTENPVDVLCLQETKVIDQDFPSLAFTNLGYYPYISGQKSYNGVALISRQPLIDVSVGFSPILPGLESAWDEQKRVITGVIEGVRIVNLYVPNGSSIGSEKYEYKLGWLKILKEYLQTLILSNPAISLCGDFNIALEDIDINDKVKIDNHIMASELERQALRDVLNVGFADAFRKFNSEGENYSWWDYRTAAFKRNLGWRIDHHYLTPILYERAQSCIIDIEPRKLVQPSDHTPVIVEF from the coding sequence ATGAAAATTGCTACTTGGAATGTGAATTCTGTGCGGACACGTTTAGAACAGGTTATCAATTGGTTAACAGAAAATCCGGTTGATGTTTTGTGTTTACAAGAAACCAAAGTTATAGACCAGGACTTTCCTAGTCTCGCATTTACAAATTTAGGCTATTATCCGTATATTTCCGGGCAAAAATCTTACAATGGCGTGGCTTTAATTAGTCGTCAACCGTTGATAGATGTAAGTGTAGGTTTTAGTCCTATTTTACCAGGTCTAGAATCAGCATGGGATGAACAAAAACGGGTGATTACGGGTGTAATTGAGGGCGTAAGAATTGTTAATCTTTACGTTCCCAATGGTTCATCTATTGGTAGCGAAAAGTATGAATATAAGTTAGGCTGGTTAAAAATACTGAAAGAATATTTACAGACGTTAATATTATCAAATCCAGCTATTTCTCTGTGTGGTGATTTTAATATTGCCCTAGAAGATATAGATATTAATGATAAAGTAAAAATAGATAATCACATCATGGCATCGGAATTAGAACGTCAAGCTTTACGAGATGTTCTGAATGTAGGTTTTGCAGATGCTTTTCGTAAATTCAACAGCGAAGGGGAAAATTATAGTTGGTGGGATTATCGCACGGCTGCTTTTAAGCGTAATTTAGGTTGGCGAATAGATCACCATTATCTCACACCAATCTTGTATGAACGCGCTCAAAGTTGTATTATTGATATTGAACCGCGAAAGTTAGTTCAACCCAGTGACCATACACCAGTAATTGTAGAATTTTAG
- a CDS encoding heavy metal translocating P-type ATPase yields the protein MNTLSLKLKGMSCAACANNVERAILAVAGIIDCHVNFGAEQVTISYEPQQTNIAEIQAAIADAGYSSFQLDVEGEDTAATASKLAAEQELILKLRTGVVISIILFFGSLPMMTGLHLPFVPKFLHHPWLQLALATPVEFWCGGSFFRNAWKSLKRRTATMDTLIALGTGTAYFYSLFVTLFPDLFISQGLEIHVYYEVAAMVITLILLGRFLEHRARGKTSEAIHKLMGMQAKTARVMRDGLEMDIPINEVIVNDLILVRPGEKIPVDGKVVDGNSTVDEAMVTGESVAVRKQLGDEVIGATINKTGSFKFKATRVGKDTFLAQIVKLVQEAQGSKAPIQRLADQVTGWFVPSVIAIAIFTFIIWFSITGNFTLAMMTMVGVLIIACPCALGLATPTSVMVGTGKGAENGILIKSAESLELAHKINTIVLDKTGTLTQGKPTVTDFVTIKGTADGNELQLLKLAASVEQNSEHPLGEAVVKYTISQAVSLADVKNFLAIVGSGVQGIVYDNLVQVGTQRWFTELGIDTDILKPHQSHWEGEGKTVIWLAVNGNLEAIMAIADALKPSSLTAVKALQELGLEVVMLTGDNQKTAQTIADQVGINQVFAQVRPDQKAAMIKSLQQRKVGNKFQIVAMVGDGINDAPALAQADVGIAIGTGTDVAIAASDITLISGDLQAIVTAIQLSRATINNIRQNLFFAFIYNIIGIPIAAGILYPFFGWLLNPIIAGAAMAFSSVSVVSNALRLRNFQPGVR from the coding sequence ATGAATACTCTGAGTCTTAAACTTAAAGGTATGAGTTGCGCTGCTTGCGCTAATAATGTTGAACGGGCAATTTTAGCCGTTGCTGGAATTATTGATTGTCATGTTAATTTTGGTGCAGAACAGGTAACTATTAGTTATGAACCTCAACAAACAAATATAGCAGAAATTCAAGCTGCGATCGCAGATGCTGGTTATTCATCCTTTCAGTTAGATGTAGAAGGTGAAGATACAGCAGCAACAGCGAGTAAATTAGCAGCAGAACAGGAACTTATTCTCAAGTTAAGAACTGGGGTTGTCATTAGTATTATTCTGTTTTTTGGTTCTTTACCGATGATGACGGGATTACATTTACCTTTTGTTCCTAAATTTCTTCATCATCCTTGGTTGCAATTAGCATTAGCAACACCTGTTGAATTTTGGTGTGGGGGATCTTTTTTCCGTAATGCTTGGAAGTCTTTAAAACGCCGCACTGCGACAATGGATACTTTGATTGCTTTGGGAACGGGTACGGCTTACTTCTATTCTTTATTCGTGACGCTTTTTCCTGATTTATTTATTTCCCAAGGCTTAGAAATTCATGTTTATTATGAAGTTGCAGCGATGGTTATAACTTTGATTTTGTTAGGACGATTTTTAGAACATCGTGCTAGGGGAAAAACTTCGGAAGCTATTCACAAATTGATGGGAATGCAAGCAAAAACAGCTAGGGTAATGCGAGATGGTTTGGAAATGGATATTCCCATTAATGAAGTGATAGTTAATGATCTAATTTTAGTCCGTCCTGGTGAAAAAATTCCTGTAGATGGGAAGGTAGTTGATGGTAATTCTACCGTAGATGAGGCAATGGTGACTGGTGAAAGTGTAGCCGTGAGAAAACAACTAGGCGATGAGGTAATTGGGGCAACAATTAATAAAACTGGTAGTTTTAAGTTTAAGGCAACGCGGGTGGGTAAGGATACTTTTTTAGCGCAAATTGTCAAGTTAGTCCAAGAGGCACAAGGTTCAAAAGCACCGATTCAAAGGTTAGCAGATCAAGTAACTGGGTGGTTTGTGCCATCTGTAATTGCGATCGCAATTTTTACTTTTATCATCTGGTTTAGTATTACAGGTAATTTCACTTTAGCAATGATGACAATGGTGGGAGTTTTAATTATTGCTTGTCCCTGCGCTTTGGGTTTAGCTACTCCTACTTCTGTGATGGTAGGAACTGGGAAAGGTGCAGAAAATGGGATTTTAATTAAAAGTGCTGAAAGTTTAGAATTAGCACATAAAATAAATACTATTGTTCTCGATAAAACTGGAACTTTAACTCAAGGTAAACCCACAGTTACAGATTTTGTGACTATTAAAGGTACAGCAGATGGGAATGAACTTCAGTTATTAAAATTAGCTGCCAGTGTAGAACAAAATTCTGAACATCCTTTAGGGGAAGCAGTGGTGAAATATACGATAAGTCAAGCTGTGAGTTTAGCTGATGTCAAGAATTTTTTAGCTATTGTTGGTAGTGGTGTTCAAGGAATTGTATATGATAACTTAGTACAAGTTGGCACACAACGCTGGTTCACAGAATTAGGAATTGATACAGATATTTTAAAACCCCATCAAAGCCATTGGGAAGGTGAAGGAAAAACAGTAATTTGGTTAGCAGTAAATGGTAATTTAGAAGCAATTATGGCTATTGCTGATGCCCTTAAACCTTCATCATTAACAGCAGTTAAAGCTTTGCAAGAATTAGGGTTAGAAGTGGTAATGTTAACAGGTGATAATCAAAAAACTGCCCAAACAATTGCTGATCAAGTTGGTATCAATCAAGTTTTTGCCCAAGTGCGTCCAGACCAAAAAGCCGCGATGATTAAATCATTACAGCAAAGAAAAGTAGGGAACAAATTTCAAATTGTGGCTATGGTAGGAGATGGAATTAATGATGCGCCGGCATTAGCACAAGCTGATGTGGGAATTGCCATTGGGACAGGAACAGATGTGGCGATCGCTGCTAGTGATATTACTTTAATTTCTGGAGATTTACAAGCCATAGTGACAGCCATTCAACTCAGTCGCGCCACTATCAACAATATCCGCCAAAATCTCTTCTTTGCTTTTATTTATAATATCATTGGTATTCCCATTGCTGCGGGTATTCTCTATCCCTTCTTTGGTTGGTTACTTAACCCGATTATTGCCGGTGCAGCAATGGCATTTTCTTCAGTTTCTGTAGTCAGTAATGCTTTAAGATTGCGTAACTTTCAACCAGGAGTTAGGTAA
- a CDS encoding type II toxin-antitoxin system PemK/MazF family toxin, with protein MRRGEVYDARLEMTEGSEQGGTRPVIIVSRDVINLSSPVVLAVPCTTYQDGKRVYPTQVLILSPDGGLKKDSIAMADQVRVLSKTRFLRLRGILSDVVMAHLEQALLIALDLPGCE; from the coding sequence ATGAGAAGGGGTGAGGTGTATGATGCACGTCTAGAAATGACTGAAGGCTCGGAACAGGGAGGAACTCGTCCCGTGATTATTGTGAGTCGTGATGTGATTAATCTATCCAGCCCTGTAGTTTTAGCAGTACCTTGTACCACCTATCAAGATGGGAAGCGAGTTTACCCTACTCAAGTTTTGATTTTGTCACCAGATGGTGGATTAAAGAAAGACTCGATCGCTATGGCAGATCAGGTGCGGGTATTATCTAAAACTCGCTTTTTGCGTTTAAGAGGAATTCTTTCTGATGTGGTGATGGCACATCTAGAGCAAGCGTTGTTAATTGCGTTAGATTTGCCAGGATGTGAATAA
- a CDS encoding ribbon-helix-helix domain-containing protein has protein sequence MKTETVRTTLTIPRELLEATDKAVLEGKAKSRNDFVAQALRRELALQKRSEIDAALAEMANDPDYQAEVLKLEVEFATAQWEALQLGEAPR, from the coding sequence ATGAAAACAGAAACCGTTCGCACGACGCTAACCATTCCTAGAGAACTCCTAGAAGCTACAGACAAGGCGGTTTTGGAAGGAAAGGCTAAGAGTCGGAATGATTTTGTCGCTCAAGCTTTACGAAGAGAATTAGCCTTACAGAAGCGGTCTGAAATTGATGCCGCATTAGCGGAAATGGCTAATGATCCAGATTATCAGGCAGAGGTATTAAAACTAGAGGTAGAATTTGCTACGGCGCAGTGGGAGGCGTTGCAGTTAGGGGAAGCTCCAAGATGA